The genomic DNA TCATGATTCAGAATTTTATTTAATTGAACAAGCATTAAATGATTTAGGTTTTATGCGTTATCATTCTGAGTCTTTAAAAAATTGGTTAGCAAGATTAAAAAAAGAGTTACCAGCATCTTATATGATTGATGATTTATCCTCGTTAATGGAAATTCATTACCGCTATCGTTTTGATCCTCAAGGTATTCCAGATACTGAACGAGAAAAATTAAAATCTGCCGTACAGTTATGGTTAGAGAAATTAAAAACCAGCAATTAATAGACTTCTAAACTCTGTATTTCTTCTCTTGCTTCCGATAATACGAGAACAAAATCTTACTAAAGAACGACTTTTGAACTATTGTATTTATGAGAAAGATGCGATTTACCGTATCTGTGAGTATTGATTTATGAGGCTAAAATTGAGCGATCGCCAATCTGTTGATCAATGGTTTAATCACATAGAAAAACGTCCAGCCCTTGCTGTGACTATGGCCATTGTCTGGTTACTGTTGATAAATTTCTTCGCTTTTGGCTGGAATTTGGGCAATATCGGTTTAATTGACGAAACTGAGCCACTTTTTGCCGAAGCTTCCCGACAAATGTTAGTAACAGGTGACTGGATCACACCTTTTTTCAATAGTGAAACTCGGTTTGACAAACCAGCATTAATTTATTGGTGTCAAGCGATCGCCTACTCAATCATGGGTGTAAATGAATGGGCCGCACGTATCCCATCCGCATTAGCAGCTACAGCCGTAACAGCTTTGGCTTTCTATGTAGTTCAGTGGTATTTTGCTGAAAAAGACAAACTAGAACAAACAGAAAAACCCGCTCGTCGTTACCTCACAGCCGCCACAGCATCGGCTTTAATAGCACTCAACCCAGAAATGATCGTTTGGGGTAGAGTTGGCGTTTCTGATATGTTACTGACCGGTTGCATCGCCTCAGCTTTATTATGTTTCTTCCTGGGATACGCTCAAAATTCCGTCCCTGCCCGTTTTCCTAATCAATGGTATTTAGCTTCCTATGTGTTAATGGCAGGAGCAATTTTAACCAAGGGGCCAGTGGGAATAGTTTTACCAGGTTTAATCATGATCATCTTTGGGGTGTACCTGGGTAAATTTTGGCAACTGTGGCGAGAAATGCGCCCGATTTTGGGACTATTTCTAGTATTCCTGATTTCTGCTCCCTGGTACATCTTGGTGACTTGGCGTAATGGCTGGAATTTCATTAATGCCTTTTTTGGCTATCACAACATCGAACGCTTTACAGAGGTAGTTAACGGTCACTCAGCCCCTTGGTATTTTTACTTTTTAGTTGTGTTATTGGGGTTTGCACCCTATTCGGTATTTATTCCTGCGGCCATAACGAGATTAAAATTTTGGCGGCGATCGCAAATCATCGGCCAAGAACGTTCTCAACACTTAGATTTATTTGTCTGTATTTGGTTTTTGGGTGTATTTGGCTTTTTTACCATCGCTGTCACCAAACTTCCCAGTTATGTATTACCCTTAATGCCAGCAGCAGCTATTTTAGTAGCTTTGTTTTGGAGTGATTTATTTACAGGTAGACAAACAGAAAAATCTTTCCGCATCAGTAGTTGGGTAAATGTGGCTTTATTGTCAACAATAGCCGTAGCATCATTTAATGTTCCCCGCTTAGTAGGAACAGATCCTGCTGCACCAGAACTTTATCAAAAAATTCAAAACTTAGGAATTACAAATTTAGGGGGGATAATTTGGTTAATTGCGGCCATGGCGATCGCTACTTTAATCATAATTCATCGCTTCCGTCCTATCATCGCTATTAATGTCATCGGATTTATTGTCTTTCTCTCTTTTGTATTAATGCCAGCCTTGTTTTTAATGGATTCAGAACGTCAACTACCATTAAGACAATTATCTGCGATCGCTGTCGCAGAAAAACAACCCAACGAAGAATTTGTCATGGTAGGTTTCAAAAAACCAACGGTAACTTTCTACAGTCAAAAAACCGTTAATTACATGAAATTTGCCCAAGAAGCAGTAGATCACATTAATCAAGAAACAGCTAAAGACAATCATCCCCCATCAATACTAATGTTGACAGAACAGAAAAAATTAATTGAAATGAACCTACCACCGGATCATTACAAAAACATCACTACAAAAGGAGCTTATAACTTAATTCGTATTCCTTTACAGAGAATTAAACAAGATCAAAAAGACAAAATGGATATCTTGTAATTCTCATTCATCAATCAGGTGGCGAGTGAATATCCCTATCACCACCTTTGATCATGATTCTTACGGAATGGTTTCAGTCCCCTGGCGGGGATTATTGATATAGCAATGGACAAAGCGGTTAGGACATTAAACAGAACTAAAACTTAGACACTGAAAGACTTCTAGGACTGTCACCTTGCTATAAAGTTTAAATCCCACTCTCCGTACCTGAATTTTGACATAAAAAACAGCCGCCTCCCAACGGAAGCGACCATTATTTAAACTAGGAAAACTAAAAACCGATTTTAGTAATCGAAGTCTCCGCCACCCATACCAGCGCCAGCAGCAGGAGCGCCATCTTTAGGTTCTGGTTTATCAACAACAATACACTCGGTTGTCAACACCATACCTGCGATAGAAGCAGCGTTTTGCAATGCAGAACGAGTAACTTTAGCAGGGTCAACAATACCAGCTTCTAACATATCAACGAACTCGTTGGTAGCAGCGTTGAAACCAATGTTGAAATCCTTCTCTTTCACTCTTTCAGCAATTACAGCGCCGTTTTGACCAGCGTTTTCGGCAATTCTCTTCAGAGGAGCAGGTAAAGCACGAGCGACAATTAAAGCACCAGTCAACTCTTCATTTTTGAGGTTGCTGTTAGCCCAAGTTTCCAACTGAGGAGATAAGTGAGCTAGGGTTGTACCACCACCAGGAACAATACCTTCTTCTACAGCAGCTTTGGTTGCGTTGATCGCATCTTCCAAGCGTAGCTTTTTGTCTTTCATTTCGGTTTCGGTCGCTGCACCAACTTTAACTACAGCTACACCACCGGACAATTTAGCTAAACGTTCTTGTAATTTTTCCTTGTCATAGGAAGATTCGGTTTCTTCCATTTGACGACGGATTTGTTCACAACGTGCTTTCACAGCAACATCATTACCTTCAGCAACGATGGTGGTAGTATCTTTGGTGATAGTGATGCGGCGAGCTTTACCTAAGCTTTCTAGTTTGGTGTTATCTAGTTTCAAACCAGCATCTTCGGTGACTAATTGACCACCGGTGAGGGTTGCAATATCTTCCAACATTGCTTTACGGCGATCGCCAAAACCAGGAGCTTTCACAGCCGCAACGTTAAGTACACCGCGTAAACGGTTCACAACCAAAGTAGCTAAAGCTTCTTTCTCGATGTCTTCAGCAATAATTACCAAAGGACGACCGGAACGAGCTACTTGTTCAAGTACAGGTACTAAATCTTGAACTAAAGCAATTTTCTTATCAGTTAACAGGATGTAAGGCTCATCAAAAACGGTTTCCATCCGTTCTGCATCGGTAGCGAAGTAAGGGGAAATATAACCCTTATCAAAACGCATACCTTCGGTAATTTCTAATTCGGTGGTCATGGACTTTCCTTCTTCCAAGGAAATTACACCTTCTTTACCCACCTTATCCATCGCTTGAGCAATCATGCTGCCAACTTCTTCATCGTTACCAGCAGAGATAGCACCAACTTGAGCGATAGATTTAGAATCTTCTACCGGACGAGCGTGTTCAGCAATTTTTTCTACCAAGAACGCAGTAGCTTTATCAATACCGCGCTTCAGAAGAATTGCGTTAGCACCAGCAGCTACGTTACGTAAGCCTTCTTTAACAATTGCGTGAGCCAAAACGGTAGCTGTGGTTGTACCATCACCAGCAGCATCATTAGTTTTGGAAGCAGCTTGACGAATCAAAGCTACGCCAGTATTTTCAATATGGTCTTCTAATTCAATTTCTTTAGCAATAGTGACACCATCATTAACGATTTGTGGTGCGCCAAATTTCTTCTCTAGAACTACGTTACGTCCTTTGGGACCAAGGGTGACAGCAACAGCTTCAGCCAGAATATCAATACCACGCTCAAGGGCGCGACGGGCGTTTTCGTTGTAAATAATGCGCTTTGCCATAATCTGTATAATTCTCGAATTGGTTATTTGTTGATTGTCAATTTTTCATCAGTTACTTGGTGGGGTTTGACTTGCCAATTCAAAATTTTGACTTTTGACTTTTGACTTGTTAGACCCCTCATCACTCTATTAGCTGACTACTGCTAGAATATCTTTCTCAGAAAGCAGTACATATTCTTCAGTGCCAAGCTTAACGTCAGTGCCAGCATACTTGGAGTACAGCACTTTATCGCCTACTTTAATTTCCATTTCTTGGCGGCTACCGTCATCGTTACGCTTGCCAGGGCCAAGATTTACTACTTCGCCGACTTGGGGTTTTTCCTTAGCGGTTTCGGGCAAATACAAACCACCTGCGGTCTTTTCTTCAGCGGCGGTCACTTTTACGAAAACGCGATCGCCCAAGGGTTTAACTGTAGATACGCTTAGAGATACAGCTGCCATAATTATTTTTTCTCGCTTGTTAGCACTCTCGACTCCTGAGTGCTAATTTACCGAAAGCAAGCGACAAATGGCAATCATTGATTCTGTACGGGTTTCCGAACTAAGAATTGGGGTGAAGAGCACAAGAGACGGGGTGATGGGGTGATGGGGTGATGGGTAGAAAATATTTTTACCAATGCCCCATACCCAATGCCACATACCCGATGACTTTTTATCACCCATAACTGAGGCATAAATACTTAATTGTTGTAGTTGTCTGGTTCTGTTGCGTAGGTAGTGAATATTTTTATATGGACAACTTTATTTCCAAAGCAGCGAAATTGTTATAGAACTGTAATCAGGGACTTTCTTAATGAGTAACAACACAGTGAGTCACAACAGCCCTCCTATCCCCGCAACTACTAAAGCTTGGAACTTTCCAGCATTTAGTAAATTGATGGCATATCAACAACAAGTAGATCTGTGCCTAACGGGTTTTTCTGAACCCTGAAGTCAACCTCTAACCCTTGGGCATCAAAGTTAAAATAGTTTTGAATCTTGGGAATGCAAAAAACTATGACTCAAAAAGTAAGATATCTACCACAGACATGAGAATTAACTCTTGTGTATCTTGATCAATAACATCAATTGCTTGCGTATTTTTTGTTATGGACAGATAATGGTAGCTTACTCAGATGTTGTTTAGTATAGCTAAACAAAACAGAAGTCATTAAGCAAAGCACCCCGGAAAAATTAATCAACATCATGGTTGTAGTGGTGGTTGGTTGAAACAAAAACCTTTTTAACCCATCCTTTGCCAAAAAATTTCCTAGTTGCTTATGAATCTCTAAATTAAATAGAGGCTGAACATTCCAGGGATCTAGTAGAGCAGCAGTAAACTGAAAGTGCGGTTCAGTTGTAAGTTCGGGTGATCTTCAACTAAATACTGAACTTGTCAGCCAGACAGATTATGATTGGAGCAGGTTTTTTAGCCCCCCACTTTCAAAGGAATATATAATAGCGCATTATAAATACTATTGCTCTACGTATCCTTACTAGACTTTCCCAAGTTACTATTATGTTAAGGGTGTTCAACACTTTCATGACAACAAGGGATAAAGGCAAGTTAGGTGGGAAAGACAGTACGTGCAGCCAGCGCGGAATTTACGCCTGTGGACAATATCCGCCTTCGGGATTGGTGGAAGCAGGAAGCAAACAACAAAATGTTCTAGTTTATGCTTATAAGCTTAATGAAAATGAACAATTTGTGTAAGTGTTTGTTTTGCAGAAAATCTCACGGATTTCACCATCATAGAGAATAAATATTCAAAATCTTGATGGATAGAAACACGACAACTGCCAATGATATGAAAGAGTCCAGTATGAAAGATCACAAACGACTTCTATTAATTGATGACGACCCTAACCTCATTTTGTTGGTGAAGGATTACTTAGAATTCCGTGGCTATGAAGTTATCACCGCTGAAAACGGACGAGCTGCTTTGGATATTCTAGAACATGATGTTCCAGATATGATTATCTGTGACGTGATGATGCCAGAAATGGACGGTTACACTTTTGTAGAACAAGTCCGGCAAAATGAACGTACTAGCTGGATACCTGTTCTTTTTCTCTCTGCTAAGGGACAAAGTGCAGACCGAGTTAAAGGTCTTAACAAAGGTGCTGACGTTTATATGGTTAAGCCCTTTGAACCTGAAGAACTCGTAGCACAGGTAGAATCTTCCCTGAAGCAAACTATCCGTTGGAAAGAACATCAAACCAAGGGAGGAGAAAACGGCTCTCGCATTCAAGTTCCTTTTGATGTCCAGTTAACTCCCACTGAACTGAAAGTGGTACAGTTTGTTGCCAGAGGTTTAGCTAACCGAGAAATCGCTGAGGAATTAAATGTTAGTCAGCGTACAGTTGAGAGCCATGTTTCCAATATGTTGGGTAAAACCAATCTCCACAACCGTACTGAATTAGCACGGTGGGCGATTGAAAATCAAATGGCTTAAAAACTCTACTGATTTCTGAATGTTTGAGTTTTGAGTTAAAACATGGTAAATCAAAGCTCAATCTCATTACTTTCAGTTTAATCTGACTTAGAAGACTAGAAAATTAGAAAATTTGAATTGTGAAGTCTATGGATTACATTAACCTTAGCTTCATAATTCATTTTTTTATGATACATTCCTAAAATCCTATCTTCCAACCCAGATATCACCTAAAATTATTTATACATTCACCTCAGTGAATTGCTTGTATGTCTGACTTTTAGGAATAGGATGTAAGGTTTAGGCTGTAGGGTTGTAACTAAATCAAAATATCTATCTAAATTTACTCATATCTGATAAAGAATAATCGTAAACATTCAGCTATTGAATAATACCTAATGGCTGAATGCTTACGTTAATTATTAATTTCAAAAAACAACATTGACATAATTTTCTCTCAGTTGTCAGTTCTCAGTCATTATTTATTTTGACTGCTGACTCCTGACTGGCAAAATTATTAGTTGTTAAAGTTTAGAATGAGCGCCATCACAAAATGGGGGATTGTTAGTTACTTTACATTGACACAAGGCAACTTTTTTCTTTTCAGTTAATTCAAATGCTTGGGGTGTAAATTCTGTGCCTTGATGGCCACCATCACAAAAAGGTTGATTTTTAGATTGTCCACAGGTACACCAGTAATAAGTACCTGCTTCTAGTTCTAAAACAGCAGGTTTTTTATCAGCAATTACAGGTTTAGTCATAGTGCTATCCTCTCAAATTTGTTTGTCTTACTCAGTTTAGGTATTAATTGATTTCAATAATTAGACTGAATAAGTCTACACTATTGACTTTAACCTATGTACAATTACTATGGATAGTAGGCACTTAAAAGTAATATACTTACCAAAAAGTAACTATGAAAGCCGAATTAGAACAAAATAATGCAACAAATAGACTAACTTGTGAAGTGGAAACCACTATCAAAATTATTGGTGGACGCTGGAAAGTATTAATCATCAGAGAATTAATTTCTGAAACTAAAAGATTTGGGGAATTACAACGTGCTTTATATGGAATTACTCAAAAGATGCTTACTCAGCAACTCAGAGAACTGGAAGAAGATGGGATAGTACATCGAGAAATTCACGCACAAATACCTCCTAAAGTAGAATATTCTCTCACTCCTCTGGGAGAAAGTCTAAAACCTATTCTCTATGCAATGCACGATTGGGCAGTTCAAAATTTATCTCACACGAATGATCATAATTCATAATTTAAAAAGATACCCGATTTACCAAATAAATCAGATATCTATTTATTAGCATTAATTGTTTTGTAAATATTCAATAGCAGCTGCTAATTTTGATGGGTATGCTTTAGCAAAACTTTCAAACCAAATTCCTTCGGAAGACAAAGGGTCTAATTTATCTATCCATGCTTGTGCTTGCTTTTTTAAAGCTTCTCTTTGTTGGACTTTAATTTGTGCTTGACGATTTTTTTCTTGTTCTAATTCCTGTTGTTTTCTTAATTCTTCAGTAGCATCTCTTTCCACAAAATCAGCTTTTACTTCTGCTAATAAATTATCTATTAAAGCATCTGATTTAGAAACAGAATTAATCAAAGGTTTGGCTGTATTTGCTGTTGGATTTTGTGGCCGATGGATGTTTTTTTTTGCTTCTGTGTGTTCAGCTTGAATTTCAGCCAATAACTTATCAATGGAATCCATTGTTTCCACTCCAAATTATGTATTTAATTAATCATTAATTGCATTTAGTAGCACTTCTGATAAACTTATATCTTCCATATCATCCATTGTTACTGTGTCACAAATATCAAATTTTGCCCCAGCACTTTGTAGTTGATCATCTAGAACTTTAAGAAAGCGCATAGCTTGGGGATCTTTACCCACTTGAATAAATGAAATACCTAATTCTTCATCTCTATCCATACGACGAGAAGCTTCTATAATCACTTTCATCACTGCTTTACGATCATCTGGTTCACCATCAGTTACAACTAAAATTATTTCTCCATTTTCCTTAGTTTGGTTACTAGATTTACGTTGAAAATAATCATCTGTAGCGTGTTTTAATACCCCTGCTAAATCAGTAGTTCCAGAAGGATCATTTTCTTGAAAAATTTGTACTACCTTGCTAGATGTAACATTTTCAAAACGTTTAAATCTTCCGGAAAATAAATAAATAGTTATGCCATCAGGATCTAACTGTTCACATTTACTTGCTAAAGCTAAAGTAGATTCTTGGGCTACAAACCATCTAGTTTTACCGCCTTTTTGATCTGGTGTGGCCATGCTACCACTTTTGTCTATAATTAAAGTGTAATCACGATTTTCCAACATCTATCTATTCTCCAGTCATGAATAAGGAAACAACTACTAAAAATTTGTAATTTTAATTAATCATTGATTGCATTCATCAAAACTTCTGTTAAACTAATTTCTTGTAAGTCTTCTAATTTAATGGTATCACAAATATCAAATTTAGCCCCTATGCTTTGTAATTTATCATCTAGAGATTGAAAAAACTTTGTGGCTTGAGAATCTGAACCTACTTGAATAAATGAAATTCCCAGTTCTTTTTCATTATCCATTTTGTGAGTAGCATTAATAATGATTTCACAGACTGCTTGCTGATTATGTTGTGTACCGTCAGTTATAACTAAAATTATTTCCCCGTTAGGTTTAGTTTTACCAGTAACTTTGCGGGAAAAATAATTATTAATGGCATCTTGCAGTACACCTACTAAATTGGTTGAATCAGCAGGTATTTCTTCTGCAAAAATCTGGGCTACTTTGGCAGATGTAACATGATCAAAACGTTCAAATCTGCGAGAAAATAGATAAACAGTTATACCGTCGGGATCAAATTCTTCACATTTACGAGCTAAGGCTAAAGTAGATTCCTGTAAAGCCAACCATCTGCTTGTTTCACCTGTTTCATTCAGTTTGGCCATACTGGCACTGTTGTCAATAATCAGTGTATAATCTCTGTTCTCTAACATTTGTTATGCTCCAATTTTGATGGTTTAATTTGAAATTTTGGATTTTAGTAAGTATGCAGAAATAAAAATATTAAATATTGAATATTGAATATTGAATATTAAATCTGAATACTTACAGGTTTCACACTTTAAAGAATCGGATTAATTAAAATCAGTTTGATTAGAAAATATTGATGCTCAATAATTAATCAGTGATAGCATTCATTAACACGTCAGACAGACTCATTTCTTCTAAATCATCTAAGGTTACGGTATCACAAATATCGAATTTAGCACCAACACTTTGCAATTGATCATCTAAGGCTTTCAGAAATTTTGTGGCTTGCGGATCTGAACCAACTTGAATCATAGAAATTCCTAATTCTTCATCTTTATCCATTTGCCGAGTTGCACTAATGATGACTTCAAATACAGCTTTACGATCATCAGGTTCACCGTCAGTCACAACTAAAATTGTGTCTCCATTAGCCTTAGTTTGACCAGCAGCTTTCCGCTGAAAATAATTATTGAGAGCATCTTGCAATACACTAGCTAAGTTGGTTGTCCCCGCAGGATCATTTTCCTGAAATATCTGAACTACTTTGGCAGAAGTGACATTTTCATAACGTTTAAAACGCCCGGAAAAGGTATAAACTGTAATCCCATCAGGGTCAAACTGTTCTGCTTTTCTAGCTAAAGCTAGGGTAGATTCTTGAGCGATATCCCATCTACTCTTACCACCTACTTGGTCTGGCGTAGACATACTACCGCTTTTGTCTATGATTAATGTATAGTCGCGATCGCTCATCATAAATCTCTTTGGTAATTTTTCTGTTTTTATTTTAACTCTTAGGTAATACGACTATATCTAGATACAGATGGATTGTAATAATGATTTAAAGTCTGGATATCTAGAAACAACTATTTTCTAAGGTAGAATCACTAAACAACTAAATATTGAAGCCATTGATGATTTCTCTATCTAGCTGACAACCATGAATGTGCAATCTAGTCTCAGATAGAAAAATTTGATATTACTTGCTTTGAACATAGGAAATATCCGGTTTTCCCGGTAATTTGATTTTATAGTAGGTGACGGGGAACAGGTGAAAGTGATAGAAGAGAAGCCTATCAGTGTATAAGTTTTGGTTTTGATTGATGTCCTAACCTTCTTGTTCGTTTTCTTGTTCGTTGCTATATCAAATCACTAACTCAAATTATGAGGACGACTATGACTGTTACAGAAATCACAGAAGCTACATTTAAACAGGAAGTGTTAGAAAGTGATACTCCAGTTTTAGTGGATTTTTGGGCCCCTTGGTGTGGCCCTTGTAGAATGCTATCTCCCGTTGTTGAAGAAGTTGCGGCTGAATACGATGGCCAGGTAAAAGTGGTGAAACTGAACACAGATAAGAATCCCACTGTTGCTAGTCATTACGGTATTCGTAGCATTCCTACCTTAATGGTATTTAAGGGAGGTCGGCAAATTGACACAGTTGTAGGTGCAGTTCCAAAAGCTACTTTAGCTAAAACTCTAGCACAGTATATTTCCGTATAGTTAGTTATCAGTTATCAGTTGTACTCCACTTCACACTTATTATTTTACAAATAAAAAGCCTGAAATTATTTCCAGATAATCCTTTCAGGCTTTTTACTCTTACAATTCATAATTATTTAATCTGTTTCAATATCTGCCGAATGTGGGTTCCAATATCTCTGCTAATCTACAACATCCTCCATGCTTTGGCTCTGATAGCAAAAATAGAGTGTAATGTTCCAGATTGCAAATCATATCAAACAATCGGCGTTGCTGAATCAAGGTATGAAAATGAAAAACTAAAAATCTGAAGTATTAGTCACGTAATAGTTTAGCGATCGCTAATAAATAAAAATCATATTCCAAATCAGCACTGCCCAAAATTCTTATTCCTCAATTATTAGCAAAAGGCTATGAATTTGTGACCATTGATAGGTTTGGCAACAATGAATAAATACTGTTAAATCCCTTCCTTAAATTGATTCACAACTTTATCCAAACCGACAGAATGGGCAGCTTTAAATAATAGGCGATCGCCTGATTTTACATAACTCTTTAATCTCGCTACTAAATCACTATGAGAAGTAAAACATTCACAGGGAATATCCTTCGCGCTGTTAGCGATCATTTCTGCATCTTTACCATCGGCCAAAACTAACAAACCATCTAAACCTAATTTTTGCACCATTTCCCCTACTTGTTGATGTAAATCTAGGGATCTTGATCCTAATTCTTTCATAGCTCCTAATACAGCTATTTTTCGCTTTCCAGGAGTATCTGCTAATAGTTGTAAAGCCGCTAACATTGCTTCTGGGGCTGCATTATAAGTCTCATCTAAAACTACAATATCATTAGGTAAATTAAACTTTTGAGATCGCCCTCCTGGCATATTTACCATTATCCCAGATTTTAAATTTTCCCAATCAATTTTTAAGACCTTCCCTACTGCTAAAGCTGCTAAAAAATTACTAGCATTATGGCGACCAGGTAAAGGCAAAGGTAAATTCACACCCTCCACTTCTATAGTTTCGTTATCAATTAAATTTCCTTGAATATCTCCACCCAAAAAACCATAACTAATAACTTCACCTTGCCAACATTTCTTCGCTGTTTCCATTAACAGTGGACTATCATAATTGAGAATTGCCACACTATCACTAGGCATTTCTTGTAATAACTCACATTTAGCTTCAGCAATCGCTTGTTCTGAACCTAGCAACTCAATATGTGCTGTTCCCGTATTAGTAATGACACCGATATTTGGTCTAGCAATTTCTGTTAATTCTGCAATTTGTCCTTTTCCTCGCATTGCCATTTCAATAACGGCAAAATCAGCTTTAACATCTAGTTCTAACAGGGTTTTAGGTACACCAATTTCATTATTAAAATTGCTATAGGTTTTATGAACTTTGCCTTGAGTTCCTAATACTGCGGCGATTAATTCTTTAGTTGTGGTCTTACCCACTGAACCCGTTACTCCAATCACAGGAATGGAAAAGGAATCTCGCCACCATCTGGCTACTTGCTGATATGCTTTTAATGTATTAGAAACTTTTAATACTGGATATTCAGAATTTGCATAAGTATAATCAACTATAGCTGCTATTGCACCCTTCGCGATCGCAGTTTGTATAAACTCATGTCCATCAAACTTTTCACCACGCAACGCCAAAAACACTTCACCAGGTTGTAAAATCCTTGTGTCTGTTTGAATACCGCAGCTGATTTGAGTTAAAGCAGATGCAGATAAGTTCATAGAATCGGCTGATAGAATTTCCACCAATTGGGATAAAGAGGCCAAACCAGGCATACTGATCATCAATAAAAGTTAATTACAAAATCCTACAATTATCGTGACCATAAATAAAGCAAATCCTCAATTTCCTAAAAAAGAGTTAGCTGTTACCGGGTTTAACAACACCCCAGGAGTTTAAATTTTAGTGATCTCCTATTTTTTCTATTGTTTCAATTACTGCCAAACCTATACTAGAAGCTGCAATTAAAGCGATAGCTGAGATCAAATAGGTGTTTGTCAGCATTTGGAGGGCTTCGTCAAAA from Okeanomitos corallinicola TIOX110 includes the following:
- a CDS encoding VWA domain-containing protein — protein: MMSDRDYTLIIDKSGSMSTPDQVGGKSRWDIAQESTLALARKAEQFDPDGITVYTFSGRFKRYENVTSAKVVQIFQENDPAGTTNLASVLQDALNNYFQRKAAGQTKANGDTILVVTDGEPDDRKAVFEVIISATRQMDKDEELGISMIQVGSDPQATKFLKALDDQLQSVGAKFDICDTVTLDDLEEMSLSDVLMNAITD
- the trxA gene encoding thioredoxin, whose protein sequence is MTVTEITEATFKQEVLESDTPVLVDFWAPWCGPCRMLSPVVEEVAAEYDGQVKVVKLNTDKNPTVASHYGIRSIPTLMVFKGGRQIDTVVGAVPKATLAKTLAQYISV
- the murF gene encoding UDP-N-acetylmuramoyl-tripeptide--D-alanyl-D-alanine ligase, with the protein product MPGLASLSQLVEILSADSMNLSASALTQISCGIQTDTRILQPGEVFLALRGEKFDGHEFIQTAIAKGAIAAIVDYTYANSEYPVLKVSNTLKAYQQVARWWRDSFSIPVIGVTGSVGKTTTKELIAAVLGTQGKVHKTYSNFNNEIGVPKTLLELDVKADFAVIEMAMRGKGQIAELTEIARPNIGVITNTGTAHIELLGSEQAIAEAKCELLQEMPSDSVAILNYDSPLLMETAKKCWQGEVISYGFLGGDIQGNLIDNETIEVEGVNLPLPLPGRHNASNFLAALAVGKVLKIDWENLKSGIMVNMPGGRSQKFNLPNDIVVLDETYNAAPEAMLAALQLLADTPGKRKIAVLGAMKELGSRSLDLHQQVGEMVQKLGLDGLLVLADGKDAEMIANSAKDIPCECFTSHSDLVARLKSYVKSGDRLLFKAAHSVGLDKVVNQFKEGI